In Flavobacterium sp. GSB-24, the genomic window AGTAGTTTTTGTTTTTTCAAGACCTTTGTCTAAAGTCTCTTTTTTTTCGGTAGAGAATAATTTTTTAAAAAAACTCATTTTAGTAGATTTTTAGATTTATTAGATCTCTTGATTGTTTAGATCAGAAATCCAAATCTTTAAAGAAAGTGCAATTGTTTTTCAATTAACCTTAATTTAAACAGAAATTCATATTAAAAAAAGTCAATTACTGCGTTTCTTTAAATTTATAGACAAATATAGGTAATAAAAAAGCTACTTCCGAAAGAAAGTAGCTTTTCTATATAATGTAATTGTAATTATTTCTTTTTCAAGAATTCATCAACTTCTTCAGGAGCCATAATAGATTCTACGAATGTATACGCACCAGTTTTAGGAGATTTTACCATTTTGATGGCTTTTGATAATCTCTTAGAAGATGTTTGTAACGATGCTACGGTTTTCTTTGCCATGATTCAAATGTTATTTGAAGCTTTTATAAAACTCTCATGGCTAAACCATTCGAGATTTACAAAAATCTCTAATTATTACTTAATTTCTTTATGAACAGTTACTCTTTTTAAGATTGGATTAAATTTCTTAATCTCTAATCTGTCTGGAGTATTTTTTTTGTTCTTAGTTGTAATATATCTAGAAGTTCCTGGAACACCAGAAGTCTTGTGCTCAGTACATTCTAAAATTACTTGGATTCTATTACCTTTCTTTGCCATCTTGCTATATATTTTTATTTAGGAAAAGATTATTTGATAAATCCTTCTGACTGTGCTTTTTTCAAAACAGCAGTGATTCCATTTTTATTAATTGTTTTTATCGTAGATGCTGCTACTCTAAGAGTAATCCATCTATCTTCTTCTGGAAGATAAAAACGCTTTTTAACTAAGTTTACAGAAAACTTTCTCTTAGTTTTGTTCATAGCGTGAGAAACGTTATTTCCTACCATCGCTCTTTTACCTGTAAGGTCACAAACTCTTGACATTATACTTATCTTTTATCGTTATTCAAAATCAGGGTGCAAAGAAAAGAAAAATAAACCATTGTAGCAAAAAATTATTGCACAAATTTTAAAATTTCTTTCTGCAATATTTCTAAACTCTTAACTGTTGCCCTATCTACCACTTTTTCACGAGGTTGTCCGAAGTTAAATTCTTCTACAATTACTTCGTTCGGCGTCGCCAAAGCAATAAAAACAGTACCGATTTCTGCATCTGAATCACCTTTTGAAGGTCCCGCATTACCAGTCGTAGCAATACC contains:
- a CDS encoding DUF4295 domain-containing protein, with protein sequence MAKKTVASLQTSSKRLSKAIKMVKSPKTGAYTFVESIMAPEEVDEFLKKK
- the rpmG gene encoding 50S ribosomal protein L33 gives rise to the protein MAKKGNRIQVILECTEHKTSGVPGTSRYITTKNKKNTPDRLEIKKFNPILKRVTVHKEIK
- the rpmB gene encoding 50S ribosomal protein L28, with translation MSRVCDLTGKRAMVGNNVSHAMNKTKRKFSVNLVKKRFYLPEEDRWITLRVAASTIKTINKNGITAVLKKAQSEGFIK